The following proteins come from a genomic window of Dreissena polymorpha isolate Duluth1 chromosome 1, UMN_Dpol_1.0, whole genome shotgun sequence:
- the LOC127876461 gene encoding uncharacterized protein LOC127876461: MDDAVKKKARKTRKYCCICKGIYRGMIIDDRKVSMHRFPQDKCLKRVWIQRCKTVMRTFKWNANKFLCSEHFVGLRGPTENNPLPSMFPTESGDTKTFPTTSLESTDCNNNSDVSDDISLNDAFLTIESDDDENYQPGPHFNVPDIETIMEVSAYLHDYCALPVLAPKKTGTR, translated from the exons ATGGATGACGCAGTGAAAAAGAAAGCGAGAAAGACTCGAAAATATTGTTGTATTTGTAAAGGAATTTATAGAGGCATGATAATTGATGACAGAAAAGTGTCTATGCATCGATTTCCACaggataaatgtttaaaacgagTGTGGATTCAGCGATGTAAGACCGTGATGAGAACATTTAAGTGGAATGCCAACAAGTTTCTGTGCAGCGAGCACTTTGTTGGATTAAGAGGGCCAACTGAAAATAATCCGTTGCCATCGATGTTTCCAACAGAAAGCGGAGACACAAAGACATTCCCAACAACA TCTCTTGAGAGCACTGACTGTAACAACAACAGTGATGTCAGTGATGATATTAGCCTCAACGATGCTTTCCTCACAATTGAGTCTGACGATGATGAGAACTACCAACCCGGACCGCATTTCAACGTACCAGATATAGAGACCATCATGGAGGTTTCAGCCTACCTACACGATTACTGTGCATTACCTGTGTTGGCGCCTAAAAAAACTGGAACAAGGTAA